A genomic window from Trueperella bialowiezensis includes:
- a CDS encoding exodeoxyribonuclease III, whose amino-acid sequence MLVATVNVNGIRAAVRKGMRDWVEETGADVILLQEVRAPEDLVADIVGEDYTLIQRASTLKGRAGVAIAVRKGLEVTSAVIGIGENEPDVDTGRWVEATIPELGTTFVSAYLHSGVADNPEKMAAKYAHLDRVEARLGELLAERSADVPHALVGGDFNIVHTERDIKNWKPNYNKTSGVLQPEIDYLDRWFAGQWVDTHRQLSGEAQGPYTWWSQRGKAFDNDAGWRIDYQMTTPELAERAVSARVDRAPSYAERWSDHAPLVMRYDV is encoded by the coding sequence GTGCTGGTAGCAACTGTCAACGTCAACGGGATCCGCGCCGCGGTGCGCAAAGGGATGCGCGACTGGGTAGAGGAAACGGGAGCCGACGTCATCCTCCTGCAGGAGGTGCGCGCCCCGGAAGACCTCGTGGCAGACATCGTGGGCGAGGACTACACGCTCATCCAGCGGGCTTCTACGCTTAAAGGGCGGGCGGGCGTCGCCATCGCCGTTCGCAAGGGACTCGAGGTCACCAGTGCGGTGATCGGGATCGGCGAAAATGAGCCGGACGTGGATACCGGCAGGTGGGTCGAGGCCACAATTCCCGAGCTGGGCACCACCTTTGTTTCTGCCTACTTGCATTCTGGGGTGGCGGATAATCCGGAGAAAATGGCGGCCAAGTACGCGCATCTGGACCGCGTGGAGGCCCGGCTTGGCGAGTTACTGGCTGAGCGGAGCGCCGACGTGCCGCACGCGCTGGTAGGCGGGGATTTCAACATCGTTCACACCGAACGCGACATCAAGAACTGGAAGCCGAACTACAACAAGACTTCCGGCGTGCTCCAACCCGAAATCGACTATTTGGACCGCTGGTTTGCCGGGCAGTGGGTGGATACACACCGTCAGCTTTCGGGCGAGGCGCAAGGCCCGTACACGTGGTGGTCGCAGCGCGGCAAGGCTTTCGATAACGACGCCGGGTGGCGGATCGACTATCAGATGACGACGCCGGAGCTCGCCGAGCGTGCCGTATCCGCGCGTGTTGACCGGGCGCCAAGCTATGCGGAGCGCTGGTCTGACCACGCCCCGCTGGTCATGCGCTACGACGTTTAG
- a CDS encoding GNAT family N-acetyltransferase, whose amino-acid sequence MDTVAATDTPVTLIELPVADSACAQVIGPAWQRVYDLARAEQIEVRGHADYLAPTTADYRDNVIQPRHLEFPFYQFAITTVTEPVSFNDLEPDDVVGTASAVLPQKENTFTSHIGMYIDPDRRRRGFGRAGLGELRGFLREHGRTQAESRPNTSISDDGEAITPRIGIGTLPAGDPTVAFLQSAGFGLEMVEKVSELDLETFSGRLVSGAIEPPPLADSLEILIYCNDIIGKITPEFVAAVNAFNADHPQSDSAAAFTTTVEDYTRNLQASADRGNDRRIVIIRERDTQQVVATTHAFFRSKGSVAQQVDTWVRSDYRERGLATLAKIELYRELLIHQPRIKRIQTENAESNVGMCKVNDRLGFEVTAANSHWVSVYDGEQWVPGGSR is encoded by the coding sequence ATGGATACTGTTGCTGCCACTGATACTCCCGTTACGCTCATCGAGCTCCCTGTTGCGGATTCTGCCTGTGCGCAGGTGATCGGACCGGCGTGGCAGCGCGTCTACGATTTGGCCCGTGCCGAGCAGATTGAAGTGCGCGGGCATGCCGATTATTTGGCGCCCACGACGGCCGATTACCGGGATAACGTGATCCAGCCGCGCCACCTTGAGTTTCCGTTCTACCAGTTCGCTATCACCACCGTGACCGAACCGGTGTCGTTTAACGATCTCGAACCAGACGACGTCGTCGGAACAGCCTCCGCAGTATTACCGCAGAAGGAAAACACGTTCACATCTCATATCGGCATGTACATCGATCCGGACAGGCGCCGGCGCGGGTTCGGGCGGGCCGGGCTTGGCGAGCTACGTGGGTTCCTTCGCGAACACGGGCGTACCCAGGCCGAGAGCCGGCCGAATACGAGTATTTCTGACGACGGCGAGGCCATCACTCCCCGCATTGGAATCGGCACACTACCGGCTGGAGACCCTACGGTGGCTTTCCTGCAGTCAGCAGGTTTCGGTTTGGAGATGGTAGAAAAGGTTTCCGAACTCGACTTGGAGACGTTTTCTGGCCGGCTCGTTTCCGGGGCGATCGAGCCTCCGCCGCTTGCTGATTCGCTTGAGATCCTCATCTACTGCAACGACATCATTGGCAAGATCACGCCCGAGTTCGTGGCAGCCGTCAACGCGTTTAACGCTGACCACCCGCAATCGGATTCAGCAGCGGCCTTCACGACGACGGTCGAGGACTACACTCGCAACCTGCAAGCGTCCGCGGATCGCGGTAATGACCGGCGGATAGTCATCATCCGCGAACGCGACACACAGCAGGTGGTGGCAACCACGCACGCGTTCTTCCGCTCCAAAGGCTCGGTGGCCCAGCAGGTTGATACGTGGGTGCGCTCCGATTACCGTGAGCGCGGCCTGGCCACACTGGCCAAAATTGAGCTCTACCGCGAGCTGCTTATTCACCAGCCGCGTATCAAACGCATCCAGACCGAGAATGCCGAATCGAACGTGGGTATGTGCAAGGTCAACGACCGCCTCGGCTTTGAGGTGACGGCCGCGAATTCACACTGGGTGAGCGTTTACGACGGCGAACAGTGGGTGCCCGGCGGCAGCCGGTAA
- a CDS encoding tetrahydrofolate dehydrogenase/cyclohydrolase catalytic domain-containing protein yields the protein MIVMDGKATAAAIKAEVGERVAELRERGIVPGLGTILVGDDRPSRVYVDAKHRDCADVGIRSLRIELPADASTADVLAAVEHFNEAPSVTGFIVQLPLPKQCDTDAIVEAILPEKDVDGLHPVNVGRLAGTSTGELPAPIACTPRGIVELGQRHGVDWDGAVVCVVGQGKTAGRPLSLLLTHEKINATVISCHIGTRDLAAHTRQADIVVAAAGSPRLIKPDMIKPGAAVFDVGVSREVGADGKSKLVGDIDLAVREVAGYFSPNPGGVGPMTRAMLLVNVVEVAERLDLAYT from the coding sequence ATGATCGTCATGGACGGCAAGGCCACGGCGGCCGCGATTAAAGCCGAAGTGGGCGAGCGTGTTGCCGAGCTGCGCGAGCGGGGTATCGTGCCCGGCTTGGGGACGATCCTCGTCGGCGACGACCGCCCGTCCCGGGTCTACGTGGATGCCAAACACCGTGACTGTGCCGACGTCGGTATCCGCTCGCTACGTATCGAACTGCCCGCGGACGCATCGACCGCCGACGTGCTTGCGGCCGTCGAACACTTTAATGAAGCGCCGTCGGTCACCGGTTTCATCGTGCAGCTTCCACTGCCGAAGCAGTGCGACACGGATGCGATCGTGGAGGCGATCTTGCCGGAAAAGGACGTGGATGGTTTGCACCCGGTCAACGTCGGTCGCCTCGCCGGCACCTCGACAGGCGAGCTGCCGGCTCCGATTGCGTGCACTCCGCGCGGGATTGTGGAACTCGGCCAGCGCCACGGCGTGGACTGGGACGGCGCCGTCGTGTGCGTCGTCGGCCAAGGGAAAACCGCCGGCCGCCCGCTTTCGCTCCTGCTCACACACGAAAAGATCAACGCCACCGTCATCTCCTGCCATATCGGCACCCGCGATCTGGCCGCACACACCCGCCAAGCCGATATTGTGGTTGCTGCCGCCGGGTCGCCGCGGCTGATAAAACCTGACATGATCAAGCCGGGAGCCGCGGTGTTCGACGTCGGTGTCAGCCGCGAAGTCGGCGCGGACGGCAAGTCGAAGCTCGTGGGTGATATCGACCTGGCTGTCCGCGAGGTGGCGGGCTACTTTTCTCCAAATCCTGGGGGAGTGGGCCCGATGACCCGCGCGATGCTCTTGGTCAACGTGGTTGAGGTGGCCGAACGCCTCGACTTGGCCTACACGTAA
- the acpS gene encoding holo-ACP synthase AcpS, which translates to MPNEARGTVGLGVDLVHIPGFIDQLDAPGTRFAEVFASAERRAARRRAAATGNHQGHHLAARWAGKEAFIKAWSAALVGQPPVLPPESVNMSEVRIMADAWDRPYVELDGDVASAFATSVPGMRPVISLSHDADYAIAVCQLVPSHP; encoded by the coding sequence ATGCCTAACGAGGCTCGTGGCACGGTGGGGCTGGGAGTGGACCTCGTCCACATCCCCGGCTTCATCGACCAGCTGGATGCGCCGGGCACGCGGTTCGCGGAGGTTTTTGCCTCCGCGGAGCGCCGCGCTGCCCGGCGCCGAGCCGCAGCAACCGGCAACCACCAAGGCCACCATTTGGCCGCCCGTTGGGCCGGAAAAGAAGCTTTCATCAAAGCCTGGTCGGCCGCACTGGTTGGCCAGCCGCCTGTGCTCCCGCCCGAATCGGTCAACATGAGCGAGGTGCGCATCATGGCCGACGCGTGGGACCGCCCCTACGTGGAACTCGACGGCGACGTGGCAAGCGCGTTTGCCACATCCGTTCCCGGGATGCGCCCGGTGATCTCGCTCAGTCACGACGCCGACTACGCGATCGCCGTCTGCCAGCTCGTCCCTAGTCATCCCTAG
- a CDS encoding YihY/virulence factor BrkB family protein, which translates to MRYEITTTDKPPAIVAAGTRIAGWVMNLRIVRAFQRYGQARGPQLSGGIAYSALFALASTLTLLLTAFSYTLGGNDELRENLFAAIDSALPGVLKMNGPDSEGIVEPEVLIIDDPLNPATVISSIVLIWSAIGLMTGIRNSVLSMFGLARVTRNPVLAKLADFSGFIVISASVLVTTAAAMAARFFAEPILEFLHFTAGASSFLLSATTFVISFVVDAAVVMFLIRVMAGVRAPLKDLVIGAMVGALGSAALRYLGTSVVGSASNNAIMAGLATAGTLLLLVNFLARLLLISACVTANPPAPGEPTPSQIEHLEETPNYVTESDPRTKQWNYDPISGVIAPDPPESEPEPVPEWTGWKARRARAKVDKARQAAEVATQELAVAEQNYRDGAWAAFHTNTRRTTNRKLAKVEPGDVTAIKEDRS; encoded by the coding sequence GTGCGATACGAAATAACGACCACGGATAAGCCGCCCGCGATCGTGGCCGCAGGTACGAGGATCGCTGGTTGGGTGATGAACCTGCGTATTGTGCGCGCGTTTCAACGCTACGGGCAGGCCCGCGGTCCGCAACTATCGGGCGGGATCGCCTATTCGGCACTGTTTGCGCTGGCCAGTACGCTTACGTTGCTACTGACCGCATTTTCGTACACGTTGGGTGGTAACGACGAGCTGCGGGAAAACCTTTTCGCCGCAATCGATTCTGCGCTGCCGGGCGTGTTGAAAATGAACGGCCCAGATAGTGAAGGAATTGTTGAACCCGAGGTCCTCATTATTGACGATCCGCTGAACCCTGCCACTGTGATCAGCTCGATTGTGCTCATCTGGTCGGCCATCGGATTAATGACGGGTATCCGCAATTCCGTGCTGTCCATGTTTGGGCTCGCCCGCGTGACGCGTAATCCGGTGCTTGCTAAACTCGCAGATTTCAGCGGCTTCATCGTCATTAGCGCGTCGGTACTCGTGACCACGGCTGCTGCCATGGCCGCGCGGTTCTTCGCCGAACCGATTCTGGAATTCCTTCATTTCACGGCGGGTGCTTCCTCGTTCTTATTGAGCGCCACGACCTTCGTGATCTCTTTTGTTGTTGACGCGGCCGTGGTCATGTTCCTCATCCGAGTGATGGCAGGCGTGCGCGCGCCGCTCAAAGATCTCGTCATCGGCGCAATGGTGGGCGCACTTGGGTCGGCCGCGTTGCGTTACCTGGGAACGTCGGTGGTTGGCTCGGCATCGAACAATGCGATCATGGCAGGTCTGGCAACTGCCGGAACGCTCCTCCTGCTGGTCAACTTCCTGGCCCGCCTGTTGCTCATTTCCGCCTGTGTGACGGCCAATCCGCCAGCTCCGGGGGAGCCGACCCCGAGCCAGATCGAACACCTGGAAGAAACCCCGAACTACGTGACCGAATCCGATCCGCGCACCAAACAGTGGAACTACGATCCCATTTCGGGCGTCATCGCTCCCGATCCGCCGGAGTCCGAACCCGAACCTGTACCGGAGTGGACCGGCTGGAAAGCGCGCCGAGCACGCGCGAAAGTGGACAAGGCTCGCCAGGCCGCCGAGGTGGCCACCCAAGAGCTGGCCGTGGCCGAGCAGAACTACCGCGACGGCGCATGGGCAGCCTTCCACACCAACACTCGGCGCACCACAAACCGCAAACTCGCCAAGGTTGAACCAGGCGACGTGACAGCGATCAAGGAGGACCGCTCATGA
- the glyA gene encoding serine hydroxymethyltransferase, whose product MSDLFTMSIDELDPEIAQVLTDELSRQQTTLEMIASENFVPRAVLQAQGSVLTNKYAEGYPGRRYYGGCEHVDVAESLAIERAKALFGAEYVNVQPHSGAQANAAIYHALLKPGDTIMGLELSHGGHLTHGMKINFSGKNYNVVSYGVSEEDHLIHMDDVRAKALEHKPKMIIAGWSAYPRHLDFAKFREIADEVGAYLWVDMAHFAGLVAAGLHPSPVPHADVVTTTIHKTLGGPRSGMILSRDAEKFGRKLDSAVFPGQQGGPLMHVVAAKAVALKVAATDEFKDRQKRTLEGAKILAERLLQPDVADKGISVVSGGTDVHLVLVDLRNAEMNGQEGEDLLEKVGITINRNSVPFDPRPASVSSGLRIGTPALATRGFGAEQFREVADVIAQALRDGDQADIAGLRARTAKLAADFPLYEGLDQLA is encoded by the coding sequence ATGTCTGACCTTTTTACCATGTCCATTGACGAACTTGATCCTGAGATCGCGCAGGTGCTCACCGATGAGCTATCTCGCCAACAAACCACACTCGAGATGATCGCGTCGGAGAATTTCGTGCCGCGCGCAGTGTTGCAGGCACAGGGTTCGGTGCTCACGAACAAGTATGCGGAAGGCTATCCGGGCCGGCGTTACTACGGCGGTTGCGAGCACGTTGACGTTGCTGAAAGCCTTGCCATCGAGCGGGCGAAGGCACTGTTTGGTGCCGAATACGTGAATGTGCAGCCGCATTCGGGTGCGCAGGCGAACGCCGCAATTTATCACGCGTTGCTCAAGCCGGGTGACACCATTATGGGCCTGGAGCTCTCGCATGGCGGGCACTTGACGCACGGGATGAAGATCAATTTCTCCGGTAAGAACTACAACGTGGTGTCCTACGGCGTGAGCGAAGAGGACCACCTCATCCACATGGACGACGTGCGGGCGAAGGCGCTCGAGCACAAGCCGAAGATGATCATTGCTGGCTGGTCGGCCTACCCGCGGCACCTTGATTTTGCGAAGTTCCGCGAGATCGCTGACGAGGTGGGCGCCTACCTGTGGGTGGACATGGCACATTTCGCCGGTCTCGTTGCTGCCGGCTTGCATCCGAGCCCGGTGCCGCACGCCGACGTCGTCACCACCACAATCCACAAGACGCTCGGCGGGCCGCGCTCGGGCATGATTCTTTCCCGCGACGCCGAAAAGTTCGGCCGCAAGCTGGATTCGGCCGTGTTCCCCGGCCAGCAGGGCGGGCCGCTCATGCATGTGGTGGCTGCGAAGGCGGTGGCACTCAAGGTGGCTGCAACTGACGAGTTTAAGGACCGCCAGAAGCGCACGCTGGAAGGCGCGAAAATCCTGGCTGAACGCCTGCTGCAGCCAGACGTTGCTGACAAGGGAATCTCCGTGGTCTCGGGTGGCACGGACGTGCACCTGGTACTCGTGGACCTGCGCAATGCCGAGATGAACGGCCAGGAAGGCGAGGATCTGCTGGAGAAGGTCGGAATCACGATCAACCGTAATTCGGTGCCGTTCGATCCGCGGCCTGCCTCCGTGTCCTCGGGCCTGCGCATTGGCACCCCGGCTCTTGCTACCCGCGGTTTCGGCGCGGAGCAGTTCCGCGAAGTGGCCGACGTGATCGCGCAGGCGCTTCGCGATGGCGACCAGGCTGATATTGCCGGGTTGCGCGCCCGCACGGCTAAGCTCGCCGCGGATTTCCCGCTCTACGAAGGGCTGGATCAGCTCGCATGA
- a CDS encoding biotin transporter BioY encodes MNLTNILSSLRMSSRQIGVAHQPHTAATLARQIAAVLTGTAIVALAAQIAIPFYPVPITMQTLAVVLVAWRLGAGRAFASLGLYGALGAAGLPIFAAGTSGAGASAGFIIGFALAAAFVGHMSSRKPLTGWRAMGVFAAGLAIPYVPGLIWLAAATGMGGPLSAAVLGVGVVPFIPGDLVKLALATAIASAWASRAKQG; translated from the coding sequence ATGAATCTAACCAATATCCTTTCTTCCTTGCGCATGTCCTCCCGCCAGATCGGCGTTGCACACCAGCCGCACACCGCGGCAACTCTCGCACGTCAGATCGCAGCAGTTCTCACCGGCACGGCGATTGTGGCCCTTGCCGCTCAGATTGCGATCCCGTTCTACCCCGTCCCGATCACCATGCAGACCCTGGCCGTCGTGCTCGTGGCCTGGCGCCTTGGCGCAGGCCGCGCGTTCGCTTCGCTCGGGCTGTATGGTGCGCTCGGTGCGGCCGGCCTGCCCATCTTCGCGGCCGGAACGTCGGGTGCCGGCGCCTCCGCCGGATTCATTATTGGCTTCGCACTTGCCGCGGCCTTCGTTGGCCACATGTCCTCCCGCAAGCCGCTGACCGGCTGGCGCGCCATGGGCGTGTTCGCCGCAGGCCTTGCCATTCCGTACGTGCCCGGCCTGATCTGGCTCGCAGCAGCAACCGGGATGGGCGGTCCGCTGTCGGCCGCTGTGCTCGGCGTCGGAGTCGTCCCATTCATCCCAGGCGACCTCGTCAAGCTCGCACTCGCCACCGCGATTGCGTCGGCATGGGCATCACGGGCGAAGCAGGGGTAA
- a CDS encoding beta-ketoacyl synthase N-terminal-like domain-containing protein produces the protein MLLNDRWASAREDLARIVNGELTVDAGGCTLNSFTGTGPEVARQAEYYADNADVSDEVRDLLRQIASRALDTSKGEFSGQIAVVTGMTPDSIGGAVTKRLLAGGATVVATASRVDQKRLLAGRKLYRENARGDAALWLVPANLSSYRDIDAFVDWVENPVRETVGGKTQEKKPAMIPDLLFPFAAPRVHGMMDDAGADTESQARLMLWGLERLLTGLAKIGSDTMVGHRMHAVLPGSPNRGLFGGDGAYGEVKAAFDAIVNKWKVEPWAERASIAHARIGWVRGTGLMGGNDPLVEAAEAAGVRTWSTDEMADQLLQLANSEARERAASEPIDADLTGGLAELDFPALAKNARVEEPEAASEPEGETISALPSPQVVGLPEYADVWDGGSARPEDTIVIVGVGEAGPWGSSRTRLSAELGIQADGEVELTAAGVLELAWMMGLLTWHEAPKAGWYDAEDNYVEESEIFARYRDEVVARAGVRRLSDDGPIQDGGTVDMVTVFLDRPVSFAVDSEAEARAYEAADPQFTEVSAPNPDNPDWVVTRKKGATAVVPRKTTLSRYVAGQLPEGFDPSRWGIPASMIESADKMAVWNLVTTVDAFISAGFEPAELLQAIHPTQIASTQGTGFGGMSSMRRLFVERFLGEDVPQDILQETLPNVIAAHTMQSYVGGYGAMVQPVAACASAAVSLEEGVDKIATGKATFVVTGACDDISVESLEGFGFMNATADSKSLEEQGINDRFFSRAGDLRRGGFVEGQGGGTVLIARGDLALELGLPVYGVVGYVQTFADGAHTSIPAPGLGALAAGLGGKDSRLARNLAKLGVSPDDISVLSKHDTSTNANDPNEAELHDRLAKALGRTAGNPLHVISQKTLTGHSKGGAALFQIAGLTQVFETGIVPANRSLDNLDPVFYERDYFVWLRDPLNLGKRGPIKAALATSLGFGHVSSLMAIVHPGAFEAAIVRAHGREAADQWRTRAEARLRAGARHIEQGMIGRRELYAPIDGRRFKADSPDYDAHEVEAAMLLDADARLGADGFYA, from the coding sequence GTGCTGCTCAATGATCGTTGGGCGAGCGCCCGCGAGGATTTGGCTCGCATCGTCAACGGCGAACTGACCGTTGATGCGGGTGGCTGTACGCTGAACAGCTTCACGGGTACCGGCCCGGAGGTAGCACGCCAGGCGGAGTACTATGCGGATAACGCGGACGTGTCTGACGAGGTGCGCGACCTGCTGCGGCAGATCGCTAGCCGGGCCCTCGACACCTCGAAGGGCGAGTTTAGTGGCCAGATCGCCGTCGTGACCGGTATGACTCCGGATTCGATTGGCGGAGCCGTGACTAAGCGTCTGCTCGCAGGGGGAGCCACGGTTGTTGCGACCGCGTCGCGGGTTGATCAGAAGCGTCTGCTGGCTGGGCGCAAGCTCTACCGTGAGAACGCACGCGGGGATGCTGCGCTGTGGCTGGTACCGGCAAACCTGTCGTCGTACCGTGACATCGACGCGTTCGTGGACTGGGTAGAAAACCCGGTTCGCGAAACGGTGGGCGGCAAGACGCAGGAGAAGAAGCCGGCGATGATCCCGGATCTGCTCTTCCCGTTCGCCGCGCCGCGCGTACACGGCATGATGGACGACGCCGGGGCCGACACGGAAAGCCAGGCACGCCTCATGCTGTGGGGTCTGGAGCGTCTGCTCACCGGCCTGGCGAAGATCGGCTCGGATACGATGGTCGGCCACCGCATGCACGCCGTGCTGCCCGGATCACCCAACCGCGGACTGTTCGGTGGCGACGGCGCCTACGGCGAGGTCAAGGCCGCGTTCGACGCGATTGTCAACAAGTGGAAGGTCGAACCGTGGGCCGAGCGCGCCTCCATCGCGCACGCCCGCATCGGCTGGGTGCGCGGAACCGGACTCATGGGTGGAAACGATCCGCTCGTCGAAGCCGCGGAAGCTGCCGGTGTACGCACGTGGTCGACTGACGAGATGGCCGACCAGCTGCTGCAGCTGGCAAACTCCGAGGCCCGCGAGCGGGCTGCTAGTGAGCCGATCGACGCCGATCTGACCGGCGGGCTGGCCGAACTGGACTTCCCGGCGCTCGCAAAGAACGCACGCGTGGAAGAACCAGAAGCGGCCAGCGAACCGGAAGGCGAAACCATCTCGGCGCTCCCGAGCCCGCAGGTGGTGGGCTTGCCCGAGTATGCCGACGTGTGGGATGGCGGCAGTGCACGCCCCGAAGACACGATCGTCATCGTGGGCGTGGGCGAAGCCGGCCCGTGGGGCTCGTCGCGTACCCGCCTGTCCGCCGAACTGGGTATCCAGGCCGACGGCGAGGTCGAACTCACCGCGGCAGGCGTGCTTGAACTGGCATGGATGATGGGTCTTTTGACCTGGCACGAAGCGCCGAAGGCTGGCTGGTACGACGCCGAGGACAACTACGTCGAGGAATCCGAGATCTTCGCGCGTTACCGCGACGAGGTCGTAGCACGCGCCGGCGTGCGCCGGCTTTCCGACGACGGCCCGATCCAGGACGGCGGAACGGTTGACATGGTCACGGTGTTCCTTGACCGGCCGGTCTCCTTTGCCGTCGACTCCGAGGCCGAAGCTCGCGCCTACGAGGCTGCCGACCCGCAGTTTACTGAGGTCAGCGCGCCGAACCCGGACAACCCGGACTGGGTGGTCACCCGCAAGAAGGGCGCCACCGCTGTGGTTCCGCGCAAGACGACCCTGTCACGCTACGTGGCCGGTCAGCTTCCGGAAGGTTTCGATCCGAGCCGCTGGGGTATCCCGGCGTCGATGATCGAATCGGCGGACAAGATGGCCGTGTGGAACCTCGTGACCACGGTGGATGCCTTCATTTCGGCAGGCTTCGAACCAGCCGAACTGTTGCAGGCGATCCACCCCACGCAGATCGCCTCCACTCAGGGCACCGGTTTCGGTGGCATGAGCTCGATGCGCAGACTGTTCGTGGAGCGCTTCCTGGGCGAAGACGTTCCGCAGGACATCCTGCAAGAGACCCTGCCCAACGTGATTGCTGCACACACGATGCAGTCGTACGTGGGCGGCTACGGAGCGATGGTGCAGCCGGTGGCGGCATGCGCGTCTGCGGCCGTGTCGCTCGAAGAGGGCGTAGATAAGATCGCCACAGGCAAGGCCACCTTCGTGGTGACCGGCGCCTGCGACGACATCTCGGTGGAATCACTCGAAGGGTTCGGCTTCATGAACGCCACCGCCGACTCGAAGTCGCTGGAAGAGCAGGGGATTAACGACCGCTTCTTCTCCCGCGCAGGCGACCTGCGCCGCGGCGGCTTCGTGGAGGGTCAAGGCGGCGGAACCGTGCTCATCGCGCGCGGTGACCTCGCACTCGAACTCGGCCTGCCGGTCTACGGCGTGGTCGGCTACGTGCAAACCTTCGCCGACGGCGCGCACACCTCGATCCCAGCTCCGGGACTCGGTGCACTCGCAGCCGGCCTAGGTGGAAAGGACTCGCGTCTGGCACGCAACCTTGCCAAGCTCGGCGTGAGCCCCGACGATATCTCGGTGCTGTCCAAGCACGACACGTCAACGAACGCGAACGATCCGAACGAAGCCGAGTTGCACGACCGGCTGGCCAAGGCACTTGGCCGTACGGCTGGCAATCCGCTGCACGTGATCTCGCAAAAGACGCTGACCGGCCACTCGAAGGGCGGCGCGGCACTGTTCCAGATCGCGGGCCTGACCCAGGTGTTTGAGACGGGCATCGTTCCGGCGAACCGTTCGCTCGACAATCTGGATCCGGTGTTCTACGAGCGCGACTACTTCGTGTGGCTGCGCGACCCGCTCAACCTGGGCAAGCGCGGACCGATCAAGGCGGCGCTCGCCACCTCGCTCGGCTTCGGCCACGTGTCCTCGCTCATGGCGATCGTGCACCCGGGCGCTTTCGAAGCGGCGATTGTGCGCGCTCACGGCCGCGAGGCCGCAGACCAGTGGCGTACACGCGCTGAAGCACGCCTGCGTGCCGGTGCCCGTCACATCGAACAGGGCATGATCGGAAGGCGCGAGCTCTACGCTCCGATTGACGGACGCCGCTTCAAGGCCGATTCGCCGGACTACGACGCGCACGAAGTAGAAGCAGCCATGCTGCTCGACGCCGATGCGCGCCTGGGCGCGGACGGATTCTATGCCTAA
- the purU gene encoding formyltetrahydrofolate deformylase has protein sequence MGITGEAGVISPIVTTVSNDNLVLTVKCPDRPGITYAITGLLASVGGNILESQQFNDRESGYFFVRIEAEVPGGLPTIENAFAALAANHGMTYQISQANRPMRTLIMVTKDSHCLADLLSKQHEGRLPIDVVGVVGNHETLRPLAEFYGQDFIHIPITKDTKPEAEARLWELITERDVELVVLARYMQILSEDMCTKLAGRAINIHHSFLPSFKGARPYQQAHNRGVKLIGATAHYVTADLDEGPIIEQDVVRVAHDEDERELMAKGAEVERQVLSRAVRWHAEHRVMMNGQRTVIFS, from the coding sequence ATGGGCATCACGGGCGAAGCAGGGGTAATATCGCCTATTGTGACAACCGTGAGTAATGACAATCTGGTCCTAACAGTCAAGTGCCCGGACAGGCCGGGGATCACCTACGCGATCACCGGCCTGCTGGCCTCCGTGGGCGGAAACATCCTCGAATCCCAACAGTTCAATGATCGCGAGTCGGGATACTTCTTCGTCCGAATCGAAGCGGAAGTGCCCGGCGGGCTGCCAACGATCGAAAACGCGTTCGCGGCCCTAGCAGCCAACCATGGCATGACCTACCAGATTTCACAGGCAAACAGGCCCATGCGCACGCTCATCATGGTGACCAAAGACTCGCACTGCCTAGCCGACCTGCTGTCTAAGCAACACGAGGGCCGGTTGCCGATCGACGTCGTCGGCGTCGTTGGTAATCACGAAACGCTGCGCCCGCTTGCGGAGTTTTACGGCCAGGACTTCATCCACATTCCGATCACGAAAGACACGAAACCCGAGGCGGAAGCTCGCCTGTGGGAGCTGATCACCGAGCGCGATGTGGAACTCGTGGTTCTTGCCCGCTACATGCAAATCCTGTCCGAAGACATGTGCACCAAACTCGCTGGGCGGGCGATCAACATTCACCACTCGTTCCTGCCTTCATTTAAGGGAGCACGCCCCTACCAGCAGGCACACAACCGGGGAGTCAAACTCATTGGCGCCACCGCACACTACGTGACCGCAGACCTTGATGAAGGCCCGATCATCGAACAGGATGTCGTCCGCGTGGCACACGACGAAGACGAACGTGAACTCATGGCCAAAGGCGCCGAAGTAGAACGCCAAGTGCTCTCGCGTGCAGTCCGCTGGCACGCCGAACACCGCGTGATGATGAACGGCCAGCGCACGGTCATCTTCAGCTAG